The segment GAACTCTTCGGGGGACTTTTACAACTTTTGGATTTGGTTGCGCGACATCCAACCAAGAGATTTTGGAAATCATCATGTCAAACTGACGTGTGTAGATTGTCATGATGGGCATGTCGGTTTGGTTCTCGTACAGCACATATACCGTTTACTTGGTAAGTAATGCTCCATATTCACTTTGAAGGAAACTCCGACTCAATTGAAAGTCTTTTTATTCAGCAATACTTTGTCTCAGACTGTGAGATAATGGTaagcaaatatatttacaagaaGCATTCTAACGCAAAACAACGTAGAAAATCTTGAATAATTGCTACCGTAGACAttacataaattacataatttaataagCAACAGCAAAATTTCCAGAATACACATGTATACCCCATACAAAATAAAGATGGCTATTATACATGGACCTTCTCAGTCACCACCACAGTAAAATGTCCATTGTAATTATAATACAGGAAAGTACTGTCATTTTCAAAGAAGTGTAACTAAAACTGTTTGATGCTAGtaacatattattattttttgaaacaaattgcatAACTTGTATTTAAATCAAATAGAATTATCCTTGTTATATGAAGATTCTGATATGTATTAACAACCCGCTAGCGAATGGAACgatttaaatattcaaataataaatgtgatatttgtcaagaaatctttcaaactagatattttacatttttctgtGTTATTGTTCAAAATGTCATTGTTAATGTCATTTCCCGACGGTATAGATTATAATTTTAATTGCCAAGACGGACCAGCTATACTGacatatgaaatatatacagtaaaacTCACCTTATCCGAGCCCCGATATTCCGAACCGGACATCCGTTCATTATTAACATTTCTGAAGGCCTAGTGTTATTTATTCCGAGTACTGTACAGTTGGCCTACTCATAATATGTGAAACGTAAATTGGTTAACGGACCAGCTTTCAAATTCTTTTGACAAAGCATGTATATTTTAATTCATTCTTCCATTGTCTTATATATCGAAAAGATAATCACCTACTACATAAACGTCTGATTGTAATTTGTATCAAGGAGTTGTTATTTTCCGATCACACATTCACAAACATAAACGTTCATCAGGCTAAAGCTTGTGTGCCTAGCATGCAGGCTATGGCCTTTTATTACGTGATACCAGATATGAACAATTGACGCATATCTACTCCCCAAGAAGATGTATACACCTTAAAGGGCTCGCACTTGTGTGTTCTCGATCTTTCGACGTACAATAATGCAGCTTACCTCAAGTAAATTATTCAAACGTGAAATGGCTTTACTTAGGCCCAAGCTGAAACTACTTTCTCCCATACTTTGCTTGATAAGAAACTATAGAGTTGTCAGTGAAATCTCAGCTTGTCATGGGAATCAGTATTAGGCTAGGATAACCACTGACACTCTTATTTCCTGTACTTTAGTAAGAGGCATATACAGCGGTAATATAAAAACTACTGAACATGTGGTCACAGTGATGAAAATCCTCCTCCTCGAATCTCAGAAAGAaactgcttctttttttttggggggggggggattttttaTTTCCGAATACGTCAAATAATCAATTCATAAACATGAAAATACTATATACAACCATTAAGAAGGCCTAATAAGACAATACATGGGTCTGTTATAGTCGAAAATTAGTTATTTGATTACAATTCTATTATCCAAACTTTGAGTATCCGAACTACTTTCGATCATGACCAGTTCGGATAATAGGTGTCTTACTGTAGTTCCGTTTTAATATAAATGTCGTTCGTCATACTAAACGTCTGTTAACGATATTTCAACCACCTTCATCCCTCCTTTGCTTAAtgagaaattatatatatttctttacttCAGAATACTAACTATGTTTTTGGACTGACATGTTCAATTCAAGATGAGCATCCCCACATAAACTTGAACGTTTTACATCCAAATGAgtatacctttttttttggtggacaAATACTGAAACTTTTAGTTAAATTGTAGGAGTCATTTTAGTTGTTCGATTATGAGGCTAAGTTGTCTACTTTACATTGATGACTCTCTGCATAATATGAACTTTCATCCGAACTATCATCTCTTCACAGTTTACCAGCCTCCTTCACCTCTTGTGTGCCATGGCTCCCCACCATCCCCATCTGCATCCTACCACTTCACCATCAATTGTTCAATAACAGACGGGATTCCACCAATGAATCTGGATGTCATCGAACAGAAGGGCTGTAATTATCATAAACATTACACAGACAATAACGGAACTAAAGTGCTATCTGTCTACGTTACATCTTGTGAACAGAACTCAACTGTTGGATGCATCGCTTCTAGTAAACCGCTGGACCCAGTTTCTACATTGAAATATTCTGACAGATGTGAGTTTAATATCTCGAGAACATATCAAGGTAAGTTAATATTTAATAGGAGTAGTTTTAATGAAGTTTGTAGTCAGAGTGATTTTGACCTAGCAGAGGGTTGAACGTTTCTGTGACAGGAGCTAATACTTCATGCTTCAGTGCGGTTTGATTTGAGATCGATCAGTATGTAAAATCTAGATGTTTTACTcccaaaatattgaaagtaaGTACCAAATGAATGAAGAACTAAATATCGGGGTCTACTTTTGTGCTGTCATGCAAAGATAAAGTCTGCTTCTGTGCAGGAAGTTTCAAATACGAAATTAATAAAACCGAAAACATGATACTGTCATCTAGAGCACGCTTACTACAGCACATCTAAAAGTTTCTTTAGAATCATTTTGTTCGGTACCTACGTCATACCTGGTTAAAATGCAACTAGGCAACAGGCACTAATTCAGGCTTGTAATTCCTCCTTATCATTGCACGAAGTCGTAATTACATCATAACTTTAACTTCGCAACTAACCAACTGCGAATAATTGACTTGACGATCATAGCAAAACTAGCAAAACTGGGATAAATCAGAAGATAAAGATACAACTTTATGAGGAAATAGTCGTATCATTAACTTAAGAACTCAAGAGAATCTTACTTTGAAGAACTGTAAACAACCAACAAGTCACACGTGATTTTTAAACCAATTTTCTGAAGTAACTTGAGTAAATTGAGCGGCATCACTGATCTTGCATGTACTcggaacagaaaaaaaatcactcaGCTTACATCTGCGTAAGACGGGAATCGCCATACCTTTACTATTATACCAATAAGTCAATTCTTTAGAATTTATCCAATATATTAAAGTATACCACTGGAGATCAAATACAAATTGTCATGTATACCGAACATTCTTATGATTGTCGGGTAAAAATCATTTGTTAAAAGAAACGGTGTCTGCCAAAATACTCAAAACATATTTAAACATATTGTACCTCACCGGCGCTCAATGGCGGTGTCAAAGTGGGCATGAAGGGCATTTCTCTCCTAAAGTTGCGGTAAAACAAGCTACAATGTACACCCTTCGGTCCAAATTCCCTTGTTTTGGGTAATATTATGCTACCAAAATGCTAAACCTTGCGGGGCTTTCTCCTCTGGAACCCACAAGGGCATTTCAATACATTCCAATGTTATTTGAATCTAGAAATTGTTTTTGAATCTAGAAAGTGTTTCTGTGCTTAAGAGAAAACAGCAAGAAGAAAACTGTTTGTAAACACTGCAGTTCCCCGGTATGGAAAAACTTCCACAGAAACTAAATTCAGATTCTCCTTCTGACATGTAATTGTGTGCTTTAAAGTATCTACAAAAGAACCTGAAATATCTATTAATGTAAAAATTTGCCCCTAGACTGCACCTTTTGTGCTTTTTGTGCTTTGAAATAAATTGCATGGAAATTGAAAGTCTCTCCCGCTCTTTAATGTATTTTGTGCCTTAATCACGCTACGAGAGTACAAGGATAAAGCAGACAATCTGTACTGTATAGGActaatttataataatatactaGTAAAAGCTTTTTATCCCGACAGTTCTTATAGctcaatataaatttataataagTTAATAGTGTCACAGTAATTTCTCACGCTTTTCAAGAATTAGACGCGGATTATCAACAAAGTAATTTATTATTAGACAAAGAGAACAAAAGTTCGCTACTAATCGCAGTTAACAATATCCTGTGGTGAGATTCGAATGAAATTGAACACCCACGGATCATGCTCTTTGTTCTAAGAACTTCTAATATTTCTATTCACTTAATTCCCAATAGCTTATGACAAAAAATGAAACCGTTTGTCTATACATgtgaaacatttctgtttgaagaCGTGTAAGTCATTAAACATGTGAAGTATCATTTCAAAACTTGCGTGACAAGATAAGCTCGGAAATGCAAGCTTTTGTATTCATGTGAGAAACCCCTGTTTATATACAACAGTTTATTAAGTGTGAGTACTAGTACTTGGGAATTCAAACCAGTCCCCTTGCTGTTTTTCTCTTTGCATCAGTGTATTTTATTAGTTATCGGTATGGCAACCCATCCGTAAGTAGCTAAGTTTGGAACTGACTGTGACCAGAACGGTATGTTACTGTGTGTCTCCATTAAGAATGTCGACCAGCCCtcttttgaaaaacaatatttgacATGGATAAAGGTCCACAGTGGTGCAACACAAGCGTTCTGCATATAAATAAATTGCTTTTGTGGCTATTGAGTACCATCAACCTTTAAGCCCTAGTCCACTGTCCGATTGTCCCAGCGCTCAGTTCTATCTTGCTGAGTATACGTCACCTACTAAGGTTTTCACATAAAGAGGAAACGGAAAGCAAGGTAAAAATCCATAATGAACTCATACGTCAAACCTAATGCAGCGTATCCATTACTCTAATAAacggaatatatatattttttttatgacaaacAAACTCACATATGTTATTAACATTCAAACCCTCGGTTGCCATGCACCTCAAAATGCAATCCGTTTATCTCATTTTCTTCATCAGACAACGTCGGTTGTAGCTTTCATTGCATAGACGGACCAAATACAAAGAAGTCAACAGATTGCTATGTTATTGCAGGATGTGACTTTACCTTTCCTGATGTCCCGATCCTCGGAAATTACAAAAGTTCTCTCAGTCTGAGTATGAACTACAGCGATGATACAAGGATCGACTCACCTTCTCGAGGAATCTATAAATACAATGGAAAATTTTGGTTTCGGGACGTCAATACGGTGGATCGTTACAGCTTCCAAGTCAAACTAGAATATCTTTGGGAAGATGAAACTCCGAATGACAATTTAGGAAGGGCTGCTGCTGCGCTTTCGTTTACGATCGATGACATGAGAGCAGAGGATGCTGGGTCATATCACGTGACTTTGACTGGAGAGACGACTGAAGACGCCCTTGTACAATACAACTACCATCTGTTTACTATTTACCAACCCTCTACACCTCTCCTCTGTGAAATGCAAGACTTGTCAACAGACTCCAGTATTAGCAAGCTTTCTATTACTTGCTCAGTCCCAGATGCCTACCCTTCGGTAGTTTTAGATATGATAGAACCAAAGGGCTGCTCGTACTACAAATCTTATTCACAGAATGACGACATCAAGAAGCTTACACTATTTATTTCTACATGTGACCTGAATTCTACCGTTGGTTGCACTGCTACTCAAGGAGAGTTAGAGTTCATGTCTACGATACCATACTCAAACAGTTGTTCCTTTAATATACCAAGAGATGATCCTGGTAAGTCAATTAATGTCATGTCTCGCATGTTGATGCATCCGTGATccttgaaatattataaatatgtttaagCGGCTGTTCATGTATCGTTTTGCTATCGGTGATAGTGATTAGAGTGTCATTTGGGGGTCAATGTTACTACTAACTGTGTTCTGGGCAAAGTAAGACGTCTCTAATCAACTATCATATTACTTGAATAAGTTTAAGATACTATGAAATCCTTGTTATTTTATACCATGCATACAGAGTTCAGTGCATGAGTGGTTACTTAGAACCATTGCACAACATTCATTCTTCAAACTCGCCTTGCGGTCGTATGTTATAACGTTTGCCTATGCGATTAAGTGTACATAACATGTATGCTTTGCACTAATGTACGTGCGTGCGAGATGTTCGTTGTGTGTTTATGGTAGTGCAGCACGATATTCCCCACTTCAGAGTACCGTAGGTCTAGTCAGCATAACCATAAAGAAATGTAATTTTTTGCGCAGAATGTTGCTTTCTAGTTTACAACAGATGGTTGATTAGTTAAACAATTCTAACACATATTAAGGCATTTCAACACTAATTTAAACAAACACACAACGAAAGACTAATAACTTGGTCACATGATTTTTGTAGCATATCAGTTTGTTATTAGCTGGCGATCTGTCACTCGGTTTTCGAAGCCAAACGTTTGCCTCACACCGATCGCGTTCGTTTTGACCAAGTGAGAGTGTTATGAGTACAGAAAAGAACATAACATTTCGTGGGCTTAGGATATTCAGATGCATTTCAAattacattattttttgttttcaaacactCCGTCGGAGCAGTAAACTTACTGAAAGTTTACGTATTTAGCGTTGCTGAATAGATAAGATAATCTGGGCGCCCCAAAGTATAACAATCGCTATAATTACTGGAAAGAGTGGATTACCACGGAAATCACACATTGAACGACTTAGTTAAGGAAAACGGATAGCAATGCAACGTGTCCGgtctggtgggggggggggggtaccacaGAGTAACAGGTAATATGAGGGGGTGGGGTTCACAGTTTAAATATGTGACTGTGTGCGATGGTTGAAGGGGAAATATTGCGCTTTGTCAGAAAAATCATGACGTTTGGGGAAATTTATGAAACTCCAGACGTTTCATGTCGAGTTTCGACGTTTTATCCCGAGAGTTTAAAGTTGCGCCATTAAATTTAACTTATCAGTTCGACAAATCGTTAAAAGTGTTTTATATTTATCCCATGAATGTGACGTTTCTTTAGCAGTGTCTGAAGTTTTATCTCaaagtttaaatatttcaacGGATTATGAGAGTAACAATGCATCAATGCATCAATTGGTAATTCAACGGTTCATATTGAGCCATCGGCGTCCATGATGATTAAGCCAGGAGTAATAAATTGGAACATTTGGTTTTGAGCAATACGATTTGTCAGAATAATACCCCtataattatcaaaataattaTGTGAGCCCTTTCTTATGTAAATAGGTCAGCGGGGTGTACATACCATTAAAGTATGATACATATCTATTAacggcaagaaaaaaaaatgtggcgAAACCTTGaattaaagttaaatttccaaatgtatcacatttagaaagttaataaaaatattataaaccAACATTTTTAACGTTATTATGTTGGAATCAAAAGAACATGCACCCATGCATGTCTGGTGAATTTAATCGATTCACGTTAGTTGGTTGCTGATATTAACATATTTGTAAATCTTCCAGTCATTTCTGCAGACACGAACAACATATTGATGTTGGTGATGGTCATTATTGCTGGAATAATCGTCCTGCCTGTGATAATCATCGTATGTGTCTACAGGTAAGCAAAGTATTACGTTATACATCGGCAGAAGCATTGTTCAATTTAAACTACCCCATAATTCCATTCAAAGTAGTCAAAGTCTATGTATAATGAGTGTTATGTATATTGTGAATGCATTTCTTTCCAGTATATTATGACTATAATATATAGGCAGATCGTTAGTTACGAATGAGTAGCAAACACATCCCATTTGAAGTAAGTTGATGCTACTGCGAGTTTCGCACTTTTCCTTTccatttaaatattatatagtacttaGATTAGAATTGAGTGCCAACGAGACGTCCTGCACCGGAGATATTTAATTGTCCGTACTTTTTGGGTGCAATTGGGTGTTCTCTCTGATATAGAGCATCGATTCAATAGTTAATATTCCAAGAAGAGTACACAAACGGagattattctttgtttttggcagaatttgttttgtttttttcaattctACTCCGACATGACAAATAATTCTGAATTGACTTCGTTAGCACACGGCTTAAATTTGATTGAATATGTGTGGAGCTGAACTCTTGtaaatatgcttattttaaatgttatgttttttcttcGTAATCTTCCTGCTAGCGACATTTTCCTAAGAGGActgattgttttatatttattgtgAAGATGGATCAGCTACCAGGTCAATCTGTTTTTGAGGTTGTATGATATGATATTGGCTTCTCTGATATGTTTTCTTCATATAAGTATCGTGTAGATGTACTTATGTTTTTGTGGAATTTCAACgtttaagtttgttgttgtataaactAACGTTGTTACTGCTCTTTAACCATGTTGCTgttcaaactcacgttgatgtctaaacacCCGTTGATgcctaaactcacgttgatgttttagctcacgttgatgtctaaacttacgttgatgtctaaacacACGTTGATGTTTAAACTCAAGTTGACgtt is part of the Apostichopus japonicus isolate 1M-3 chromosome 11, ASM3797524v1, whole genome shotgun sequence genome and harbors:
- the LOC139976151 gene encoding uncharacterized protein isoform X1 — protein: MGFLCTFYCIFISIFALSFSEDINCDHHCQKGSTINSTDCYSIVGCDLPFPKVSFSYVDLPIAVTLRLDWNFTELATTDASSGTPFIYSAIFNRYEYHMYDRYFFQIELSYWNSSGDFYNFWIWLRDIQPRDFGNHHVKLTCVDCHDGHVGLVLVQHIYRLLVYQPPSPLVCHGSPPSPSASYHFTINCSITDGIPPMNLDVIEQKGCNYHKHYTDNNGTKVLSVYVTSCEQNSTVGCIASSKPLDPVSTLKYSDRCEFNISRTYQDNVGCSFHCIDGPNTKKSTDCYVIAGCDFTFPDVPILGNYKSSLSLSMNYSDDTRIDSPSRGIYKYNGKFWFRDVNTVDRYSFQVKLEYLWEDETPNDNLGRAAAALSFTIDDMRAEDAGSYHVTLTGETTEDALVQYNYHLFTIYQPSTPLLCEMQDLSTDSSISKLSITCSVPDAYPSVVLDMIEPKGCSYYKSYSQNDDIKKLTLFISTCDLNSTVGCTATQGELEFMSTIPYSNSCSFNIPRDDPVISADTNNILMLVMVIIAGIIVLPVIIIVCVYRLRNLLLHWRQRKGESHHMRLLLSN